One genomic segment of [Pasteurella] aerogenes includes these proteins:
- the ypjD gene encoding inner membrane protein YpjD, protein MWFATVSVLLYLVSILLIAPLLVKAHSSGKIEKSKQNVFFLTALFAIFCHLVSLHTLINHLLSGQSFTLMDIGSLLSVIIAGLATAAMMFRVNTLWVLLPIVYCFAIINLILQALLPGSIVQHLAQNTGLLIHIALALFAYALCFIATLYAIQLRWIDYQLKSKKMAFSPLIPPLMTVERHFFRLLLTGEVLLTFTLISGAIYLADFFASQNIQKAWLSLLAWMIFGVALLGHWKWYWRGKKMIIYTISGMILLTIAYFGSRVMFSV, encoded by the coding sequence ATGTGGTTTGCCACCGTCTCGGTCTTGTTATATTTGGTCAGTATTTTATTGATCGCGCCTTTATTGGTAAAAGCACATAGCAGTGGAAAAATTGAAAAAAGCAAACAAAACGTCTTTTTTTTGACCGCACTTTTCGCCATATTTTGCCATCTTGTCAGTTTGCATACGCTGATTAATCATTTATTGAGTGGACAAAGCTTTACCTTGATGGACATTGGCTCATTACTTAGCGTGATCATTGCGGGATTAGCAACGGCTGCCATGATGTTTCGTGTGAATACCCTTTGGGTATTGCTGCCGATTGTCTATTGTTTTGCGATCATCAATTTGATTTTACAAGCATTGTTGCCGGGGTCGATTGTGCAACATTTGGCGCAAAATACCGGATTGTTAATTCATATTGCTTTGGCGCTTTTTGCTTACGCACTCTGTTTTATCGCCACCCTTTACGCCATTCAATTGCGCTGGATTGACTACCAATTGAAAAGTAAAAAAATGGCATTTTCGCCACTTATTCCGCCATTGATGACCGTTGAGCGTCATTTTTTCCGTTTATTGCTTACTGGCGAAGTATTGTTAACGTTCACCTTAATTTCTGGTGCAATTTATTTGGCTGATTTTTTTGCTTCCCAAAATATTCAAAAAGCTTGGTTATCTTTGCTAGCATGGATGATTTTCGGGGTTGCCTTGCTCGGGCATTGGAAATGGTATTGGCGCGGAAAAAAGATGATTATTTATACAATTTCAGGTATGATTTTGTTAACGATTGCCTATTTTGGCAGTCGAGTGATGTTTTCAGTTTAA
- the rplB gene encoding 50S ribosomal protein L2 has product MAIVKCKPTSAGRRHVVKIVNPELHKGKPYAPLLDTKSKTGGRNNLGRITTRHIGGGHKQHYRLIDFKRNKLDIPAVVERLEYDPNRSANIALVLYKDGERRYILAPKGLSAGDQIQAGVNAPIKVGNSLPMRNIPVGSTVHNVELKPGKGGQIARSAGAYVQIIAREGNYVTLRLRSGEMRKVLSECTATIGEVGNSEHMLRVLGKAGASRWRGIRPTVRGTAMNPVDHPHGGGEGRNFGKHPVTPWGVQTKGKKTRHNKRTDKFIVRRRGK; this is encoded by the coding sequence ATGGCTATCGTTAAATGTAAGCCGACCTCCGCTGGTCGTCGTCACGTTGTTAAAATCGTGAACCCTGAATTACATAAGGGCAAACCTTACGCACCATTATTAGATACTAAATCTAAAACTGGTGGTCGTAATAATTTAGGACGTATCACTACTCGTCATATCGGTGGTGGTCATAAACAACATTACCGTTTAATCGATTTCAAACGTAACAAGTTAGATATCCCAGCGGTGGTTGAGCGTCTTGAATATGATCCAAATCGTTCTGCAAATATCGCTTTAGTGCTTTATAAAGACGGTGAACGTCGTTATATTTTAGCGCCTAAAGGTTTAAGCGCAGGCGATCAAATCCAAGCTGGTGTGAATGCGCCGATTAAAGTTGGTAACTCATTACCAATGCGCAATATTCCAGTTGGTTCAACTGTGCATAACGTTGAATTAAAACCGGGTAAAGGCGGTCAAATCGCTCGTTCTGCCGGTGCGTATGTACAAATTATCGCTCGTGAAGGTAATTATGTAACTTTACGTCTTCGTTCAGGCGAAATGCGTAAAGTATTATCTGAATGTACTGCTACCATCGGTGAAGTGGGTAATTCAGAGCATATGCTTCGCGTACTTGGTAAAGCAGGTGCAAGCCGTTGGAGAGGTATTCGTCCAACTGTTCGTGGTACTGCGATGAACCCGGTTGACCACCCACACGGTGGTGGTGAAGGTCGTAACTTCGGTAAACATCCTGTTACACCTTGGGGCGTTCAAACCAAAGGTAAGAAAACTCGTCACAACAAACGTACTGATAAATTTATCGTACGTCGTCGTGGCAAATAA
- the rpsS gene encoding 30S ribosomal protein S19: MPRSLKKGPFLDLHLLKKVEKAVESGDKKPIKTWSRRSMIIPSMIGLTIAVHNGRQHVPVYVSDEMIGHKLGEFAPTRTYRGHAADKKAKK, encoded by the coding sequence ATGCCACGTTCTCTCAAGAAGGGTCCATTCCTTGACCTACACTTGTTGAAGAAGGTAGAGAAGGCGGTGGAAAGCGGGGATAAAAAACCAATTAAAACTTGGTCCCGTCGTTCAATGATCATTCCATCAATGATCGGATTGACCATCGCAGTCCATAATGGTCGTCAGCACGTTCCTGTTTATGTTTCTGATGAAATGATCGGTCATAAATTAGGTGAATTTGCACCGACTCGTACTTACCGCGGTCACGCTGCGGATAAGAAAGCTAAGAAGTAA
- the yaaH gene encoding inner membrane protein YaaH translates to MSLGKDNFANPGPLGLCGFALTTWLLSLINGGIFDTQSLGMVFAMAFAFGGTAQIIAGMFEFQKGNTFGFTAFISYGSFWWSWALFSVFFKGQTPPQFIGWYLAIWGTFTLMMFLATFSKPKALQAVFFFLTLTFYALAIGDSTGNHSIVNVGGYLGLITALCAFYLAAAEVINESYGKTVLPIGAPNAK, encoded by the coding sequence ATGTCATTAGGAAAAGATAATTTCGCCAATCCCGGTCCGTTAGGATTATGCGGATTTGCATTAACCACGTGGTTGCTATCGTTAATTAACGGTGGCATTTTTGACACGCAAAGTCTTGGCATGGTATTCGCGATGGCATTTGCATTTGGTGGTACCGCGCAAATTATTGCCGGTATGTTTGAATTTCAAAAAGGAAACACCTTCGGTTTCACTGCATTTATCAGCTACGGTTCATTTTGGTGGTCTTGGGCGTTGTTTAGCGTATTTTTCAAAGGTCAAACGCCGCCACAATTTATCGGTTGGTATTTAGCTATTTGGGGAACCTTCACCTTAATGATGTTTTTGGCAACATTCAGTAAGCCAAAAGCATTACAAGCGGTCTTTTTCTTCCTCACTTTAACCTTCTATGCACTTGCTATCGGCGATAGTACTGGTAACCACAGCATTGTGAATGTCGGCGGATATTTAGGATTAATCACCGCACTTTGCGCATTTTACTTAGCTGCTGCGGAAGTGATTAACGAAAGCTACGGAAAAACCGTACTGCCTATCGGCGCGCCAAACGCCAAATAA
- the adhE_1 gene encoding bifunctional acetaldehyde-CoA/alcohol dehydrogenase, with the protein MMSNTVENAVSPAQAEVNALVEKGLVALEEFRQLDQKQVDYIVAKASVAALDQHGVLAMHAYEETGRGVFEDKATKNLFACEYVVNNMRNLKTVGVISEDDVTGITEIADPVGVVCGITPTTNPTSTAIFKALISLKTRNPIVFAFHPSAQQSSAHAARVVYEAAVAAGAPKNCIQWIENPSMEGTSALMKHPGIATILATGGNAMVEAAYSCGKPALGVGAGNVPAYVERTANIKQATHDIVMSKSFDNGMICASEQAAIVDAEVYDEFVDEMKSYGVYFVNKKEKAMLEEFIFGAKANSANCGGAKLNPNVVGKPAVWIAEQAGFSVPPKTNILAAECKEVGVKEPLTREKLSPVLAILKSNSTEEGFALSEAMVNFHGLGHSAAIHTKDANLAKQYGERVKAIRVIWNSPSTFGGIGDVYNSFLPSLTLGCGSYGKNSVGNNVSAVNLLNIKRVGRRRNNMQWFKVPSKIYFERDSIQYLQSMKGMERVVIVTDRTMVDLGFVEKIAKQITARGNHVTYQLFADVEPDPSIETVRRGVDLIRNYKPDTIIALGGGSSMDAAKVMWLFYEQPEVDFRDLVQKFMDIRKRAFKFPQLGRKARFVGIPTTSGTGSEVTPFAVITEGDKKYPIADYSLTPTVAIVDPALVMTVPAHVAADTGLDVLTHATEAYVSVLANDFTDGLALQAIKLVFENLERSVKEKDEYAREKMHNASTMAGMAFANAFLGMNHSLAHKIGGRFHTPHGRTNAILMPHVIRYNGTRPQKTATWPKYNYYKADVKYQEIARMLGLPCATPEEGVKSFAQACYDLAIKVGIKMSFKEQNIDEQTWMDARRDVALLAFEDQCSPANPRLPLVEDMQTILTNAYYGYDASKY; encoded by the coding sequence ATGATGAGTAACACTGTTGAAAATGCAGTCAGCCCTGCTCAAGCGGAAGTTAACGCGCTGGTGGAAAAAGGTTTGGTGGCGTTAGAGGAGTTTCGCCAACTAGACCAAAAACAGGTGGATTATATTGTGGCGAAAGCCTCGGTTGCCGCCCTTGACCAGCACGGTGTTTTAGCGATGCACGCTTACGAAGAAACCGGTCGCGGTGTGTTTGAAGATAAAGCCACGAAAAACCTGTTTGCTTGTGAGTATGTGGTCAATAATATGCGCAACTTGAAGACGGTTGGCGTGATTAGTGAAGATGATGTCACCGGAATTACCGAAATTGCGGACCCAGTCGGTGTGGTGTGTGGGATTACCCCGACAACCAATCCAACCTCAACCGCCATTTTCAAAGCCCTCATTTCTTTAAAAACCCGTAACCCAATCGTTTTTGCTTTCCATCCGTCAGCCCAACAATCTTCTGCTCATGCGGCACGCGTGGTTTATGAAGCTGCGGTTGCGGCAGGTGCGCCAAAAAATTGTATTCAATGGATTGAAAACCCATCTATGGAAGGGACATCAGCATTAATGAAACATCCGGGTATTGCGACCATTCTTGCTACTGGCGGTAACGCGATGGTGGAGGCTGCTTATTCTTGCGGAAAACCAGCGCTTGGCGTAGGGGCGGGTAACGTGCCGGCTTATGTGGAACGTACTGCGAATATTAAACAAGCAACCCATGATATTGTGATGTCAAAATCGTTTGATAATGGGATGATTTGTGCATCCGAGCAAGCGGCGATTGTGGATGCGGAAGTATATGATGAATTTGTGGACGAAATGAAATCTTATGGAGTTTATTTCGTGAACAAAAAAGAAAAAGCCATGTTGGAAGAATTTATTTTCGGCGCAAAAGCAAATAGTGCAAATTGCGGTGGCGCTAAATTAAATCCAAATGTTGTGGGTAAACCGGCGGTGTGGATTGCCGAACAAGCGGGCTTTAGCGTACCGCCGAAAACCAATATTTTGGCGGCAGAATGTAAAGAAGTTGGTGTGAAAGAGCCACTTACACGTGAAAAATTATCCCCGGTATTGGCGATTTTAAAATCCAACTCTACCGAAGAAGGTTTTGCCCTTTCCGAAGCGATGGTGAATTTCCACGGTTTGGGGCATTCCGCCGCAATTCATACCAAAGATGCCAACCTTGCTAAACAATATGGTGAACGGGTGAAAGCCATTCGTGTCATTTGGAATTCACCATCCACTTTTGGCGGTATTGGTGATGTCTATAACTCTTTCCTTCCTTCCTTGACCTTAGGTTGCGGTTCTTACGGTAAAAACTCCGTAGGTAATAACGTAAGTGCGGTCAATTTATTAAATATTAAACGTGTGGGAAGACGGAGAAATAATATGCAATGGTTTAAAGTACCTTCAAAAATCTATTTTGAGCGCGACTCAATTCAATATTTGCAATCCATGAAAGGAATGGAGCGCGTTGTAATTGTAACTGACCGCACCATGGTGGATTTAGGATTTGTAGAAAAAATCGCAAAACAAATTACCGCACGTGGCAATCATGTAACTTATCAATTATTTGCCGATGTAGAGCCGGATCCGAGTATCGAAACAGTGCGTCGTGGGGTCGATTTAATTCGTAACTATAAACCGGATACGATTATTGCTTTGGGCGGTGGATCTTCAATGGATGCGGCGAAAGTGATGTGGTTATTCTATGAACAACCAGAAGTGGATTTCCGTGATTTAGTACAAAAATTTATGGATATTCGTAAACGTGCATTTAAATTCCCGCAATTAGGTCGCAAAGCACGCTTTGTAGGAATTCCAACGACCTCTGGTACCGGTTCAGAAGTAACACCGTTTGCGGTGATCACCGAAGGTGATAAAAAATACCCGATTGCCGACTATTCTTTAACTCCGACCGTGGCCATTGTAGATCCGGCGTTGGTCATGACCGTGCCGGCACACGTGGCAGCGGATACGGGGCTTGACGTCTTAACCCACGCGACAGAAGCCTATGTGTCCGTATTGGCGAACGATTTTACTGATGGTTTAGCATTACAAGCGATCAAATTGGTATTTGAAAACCTCGAACGTTCTGTAAAAGAAAAAGACGAATATGCGCGCGAAAAAATGCACAATGCCTCAACTATGGCGGGGATGGCGTTTGCGAATGCATTCTTAGGTATGAACCACTCGTTGGCGCATAAAATCGGCGGTCGTTTCCATACGCCGCACGGTCGTACCAATGCGATTTTAATGCCACACGTGATTCGTTATAACGGGACACGCCCGCAAAAAACTGCTACTTGGCCGAAATATAACTACTACAAAGCGGATGTAAAATATCAAGAAATCGCGCGGATGCTTGGCTTGCCTTGCGCTACACCGGAGGAAGGTGTGAAATCTTTCGCGCAGGCTTGTTATGATTTGGCGATCAAAGTGGGCATCAAAATGTCTTTCAAAGAGCAAAATATTGATGAGCAAACTTGGATGGATGCTCGTCGTGATGTGGCGTTACTTGCTTTTGAAGACCAATGTTCACCGGCAAATCCACGTTTACCGTTAGTGGAAGATATGCAAACTATCTTAACTAATGCGTATTACGGTTACGATGCAAGTAAATATTAA
- the glpF_2 gene encoding glycerol uptake facilitator protein, with translation MFKKLSAEFFGTFWLVLGGCGSAVLAAAYPELGIGFAGVSLAFGLTVLTMAYAVGHISGGHFNPAVTLGLVAGGRFSAKDAIPYIVAQVIGGIAGAAVLYAIASGKIGFDASAGFASNGYGEHSPNGFALSAVVITEIVLTAFFLIIIHGATDKKAPAGFAPIAIGLALTLIHLISIPVSNTSVNPARSTAVAIFQGSWAIDQLWVFWVAPIIGGILGGIIYRTLLQNND, from the coding sequence ATGTTTAAAAAATTATCGGCTGAATTCTTCGGTACATTTTGGCTTGTTTTAGGTGGATGTGGAAGTGCGGTATTAGCCGCTGCTTATCCAGAATTAGGTATCGGTTTTGCCGGTGTTTCACTCGCTTTCGGTTTAACCGTATTAACTATGGCTTATGCGGTCGGACATATTTCCGGTGGACATTTCAATCCAGCAGTGACTCTCGGTTTAGTTGCCGGCGGACGTTTTAGCGCCAAAGATGCCATCCCATACATTGTCGCACAAGTGATCGGCGGGATTGCCGGCGCAGCAGTATTATATGCCATCGCATCTGGTAAAATCGGTTTTGACGCTAGCGCCGGTTTCGCCTCAAACGGTTACGGTGAACACTCACCAAACGGTTTCGCATTAAGTGCGGTCGTTATTACGGAAATTGTATTAACTGCCTTTTTCCTCATTATCATTCATGGCGCCACAGACAAAAAAGCACCCGCCGGTTTTGCACCAATCGCTATCGGTTTAGCCTTAACGCTCATCCACTTAATCAGCATTCCAGTTTCTAATACCTCCGTCAACCCGGCACGTAGTACCGCTGTTGCCATCTTCCAAGGTAGCTGGGCAATTGATCAATTATGGGTATTCTGGGTTGCGCCGATTATCGGTGGTATCTTAGGCGGCATTATCTACCGCACGTTATTACAAAATAACGACTAA
- the metJ gene encoding Met repressor: MAEWDGKYISPYAEHGKKSEQVKKITVSIPIKVLEILTNERTRRQIRNLRHATNSELLCEAFLHAFTGQPLPTDEDLLKERSDEIPEQAKAVMRELGIDPETWEY; this comes from the coding sequence ATGGCAGAGTGGGACGGTAAATATATTAGCCCTTATGCAGAGCATGGGAAAAAAAGTGAGCAAGTTAAAAAAATTACGGTGTCGATTCCGATTAAGGTATTGGAAATTTTAACCAATGAGCGGACCCGTCGCCAAATTCGTAATTTGCGCCATGCGACGAATAGTGAGTTATTATGTGAGGCGTTCTTGCACGCTTTTACTGGTCAACCTTTGCCAACCGATGAGGATTTGTTAAAAGAGCGCAGCGATGAAATTCCGGAGCAGGCGAAAGCAGTGATGCGTGAATTGGGTATTGATCCGGAAACGTGGGAATATTAG
- the rplC gene encoding 50S ribosomal protein L3, with translation MIGLVGRKVGMTRIFNEDGVSIPVTVIEIEANRVTQVKTLENDGYTAIQVTTGSKKASRVTKPEAGHFVKAGVEAGRGLWEFRTEGEEFTLGQEINVDIFTDVKKVDVTGTSKGKGFQGGVKRWNFRTQDATHGNSLSHRVLGSIGQNQTPGRVFKGKKMAGHLGAERVTVQSLEVVRVDAERKLLLVKGSVPGATNSDVIVKPAVKA, from the coding sequence ATGATTGGTTTAGTCGGTCGTAAAGTTGGTATGACTCGTATCTTCAATGAAGATGGCGTGTCTATTCCAGTTACCGTTATCGAAATCGAAGCCAACCGCGTAACTCAAGTTAAAACTCTTGAAAACGATGGCTATACTGCAATTCAAGTTACTACTGGCTCTAAAAAAGCAAGTCGTGTAACTAAGCCTGAAGCAGGTCATTTCGTGAAAGCAGGTGTTGAAGCTGGTCGCGGTTTATGGGAATTTCGTACTGAAGGTGAAGAATTCACTTTAGGTCAAGAAATTAACGTTGACATCTTTACTGATGTTAAAAAAGTAGATGTTACCGGTACTTCTAAAGGTAAAGGTTTCCAAGGTGGTGTTAAACGTTGGAATTTCCGTACTCAAGATGCTACCCATGGTAACTCTTTATCACATCGTGTGCTTGGTTCTATTGGTCAAAACCAAACTCCAGGTCGTGTGTTTAAAGGTAAAAAAATGGCAGGACACTTAGGTGCTGAACGTGTAACCGTTCAATCCCTTGAAGTTGTTCGTGTAGATGCTGAGCGTAAATTATTATTAGTGAAAGGTTCTGTACCTGGAGCAACTAATAGTGATGTTATTGTTAAACCAGCAGTTAAAGCATAA
- a CDS encoding cystathionine-beta-synthase CBS domain protein, with product MDSIPLSTLVIALIVLLILSAYFSSSETGLLSANRYRMRFLAEKGHRGAKKAEKLLKKTDTLLSLILICNNLVNISASALATIIGMRLYGDVGVAIATGVLTFVMLIFSEIFPKSIAALYPERVAFFSSHLLVVLMKLLSPLVFLMNLIIRGLMKLFRLNPEAKAHSLSPEELRAIVNQSAQFIPSAHQEMLLSILDLEEVTVDDIMVPRNDIGGIDIDDDWKAIMRQLNHAAHSKVVLYKGSMDEKVLGILRVREAYRLMLDKNEFTKETLIRAVDEAYFIPEGTALNAQLLNFRNNKERIGLVVDEYGDIKGLVTLEDILEEIVGEFTTSTAPSIDDEVTPQLDGSMIIEGSANIRDLNKLFDWNLETEDARTFNGLILEHLEEIPDEGTVCEIDGLRITILEVADNVIKQAKVERVKSLESDEEKAE from the coding sequence TTGGATAGTATCCCCCTTAGTACGTTAGTTATTGCTCTCATCGTTTTACTCATTCTTTCTGCCTATTTCTCAAGTTCTGAAACCGGTTTACTTTCCGCCAACCGTTATCGTATGCGTTTTTTAGCCGAAAAAGGGCATCGTGGCGCGAAAAAAGCGGAAAAATTATTGAAAAAAACCGACACCTTGCTCAGTTTGATCTTAATTTGCAATAACTTGGTCAATATTTCTGCCTCAGCGTTGGCAACCATTATCGGTATGCGTTTATACGGAGATGTCGGGGTGGCAATCGCTACTGGTGTGCTGACCTTTGTGATGCTGATCTTTTCGGAAATTTTCCCGAAAAGTATTGCCGCACTTTATCCGGAAAGAGTGGCGTTTTTCTCTAGCCATTTGCTGGTGGTATTGATGAAACTATTAAGCCCGTTAGTGTTTTTGATGAACTTGATTATTCGTGGTTTGATGAAATTATTTCGTTTAAATCCGGAAGCCAAAGCACATTCGCTAAGTCCGGAGGAGTTGCGAGCTATCGTTAATCAATCAGCGCAATTTATTCCCTCTGCTCACCAAGAAATGCTGTTGTCGATTTTGGATTTAGAAGAAGTGACGGTGGATGATATTATGGTGCCGCGCAATGATATTGGCGGAATTGATATTGATGACGATTGGAAAGCAATTATGCGCCAATTAAATCATGCGGCGCACAGTAAAGTGGTGTTGTATAAAGGCAGTATGGATGAAAAAGTGCTGGGCATTTTGCGCGTACGTGAGGCATATCGCTTGATGTTGGATAAAAATGAATTCACCAAAGAAACCTTAATTCGTGCGGTGGATGAAGCCTATTTTATTCCAGAAGGCACGGCGCTGAATGCGCAATTATTAAATTTCCGCAATAATAAAGAACGGATTGGTTTGGTAGTGGATGAATATGGCGACATCAAAGGGTTAGTGACCTTAGAAGATATTTTAGAAGAAATTGTCGGCGAATTTACGACCTCAACTGCGCCTTCTATAGATGATGAAGTCACCCCGCAGCTAGATGGTTCGATGATCATTGAAGGTTCCGCCAATATTCGCGATTTGAATAAATTGTTCGATTGGAATTTGGAAACGGAAGATGCGCGTACCTTTAATGGGTTGATCTTGGAACATTTGGAGGAAATTCCAGATGAAGGCACGGTGTGTGAAATTGATGGATTACGTATTACCATTTTGGAAGTCGCGGATAACGTGATTAAGCAAGCCAAAGTGGAGAGGGTTAAGTCGCTAGAAAGTGATGAGGAAAAGGCTGAGTAA
- the rplV gene encoding 50S ribosomal protein L22 — METIAKHRYARTSAQKARLVADLIRGKKVAQALEILTYTNKKAAALVKKVLESAIANAEHNDGADIDDLKVAKIFVDEGPSMKRVMPRAKGRADRILKRTSHITVVVSDR, encoded by the coding sequence ATGGAAACTATTGCAAAACATCGTTACGCTCGCACTTCAGCACAAAAAGCTCGCTTAGTTGCGGATTTAATCCGTGGTAAAAAAGTAGCTCAAGCGTTAGAAATTTTAACTTACACCAACAAAAAAGCGGCAGCTTTGGTGAAAAAAGTGCTTGAGTCTGCGATTGCTAATGCTGAGCATAATGACGGTGCAGATATCGATGATCTTAAAGTTGCGAAGATCTTTGTAGATGAAGGTCCAAGCATGAAACGTGTAATGCCACGTGCTAAAGGTCGCGCAGATCGCATTTTAAAACGTACAAGCCACATCACTGTGGTTGTGTCAGATCGTTAA
- the rplD gene encoding 50S ribosomal protein L4 — protein sequence MELQVVGANALTVSETTFGREFNEALIHQVVVAYAAGARQGSRAQKTRAEVSGSGKKPWRQKGTGRARSGDIKSPIWRSGGITFAAKPQDHSQKVNKKMYRGAIKSILSELVRQDRLVVVEKFEIDAPKTKVLAQKLKDMALTDALIITASLDENLFLAARNLYKVDVRDVQGIDPVSLIAFDKVVVTVDAVKQIEEMLA from the coding sequence ATGGAATTACAAGTTGTAGGTGCAAACGCACTCACTGTTTCTGAAACTACCTTCGGACGTGAGTTTAACGAAGCGTTGATCCATCAAGTAGTTGTTGCTTATGCAGCAGGTGCTCGTCAAGGTTCTCGCGCGCAAAAAACTCGTGCTGAAGTGTCTGGTTCAGGCAAAAAACCTTGGCGTCAAAAAGGTACAGGTCGTGCGCGTTCTGGTGATATCAAATCACCAATCTGGCGTTCAGGTGGTATTACTTTTGCTGCGAAACCACAAGATCACAGCCAAAAAGTAAACAAAAAAATGTACCGTGGTGCAATCAAAAGCATTCTTTCTGAATTAGTTCGTCAAGACCGTTTAGTGGTTGTTGAGAAATTCGAAATTGACGCACCAAAAACTAAAGTATTAGCACAAAAATTAAAAGATATGGCGTTAACTGACGCGCTTATCATCACTGCAAGTTTAGATGAGAATCTATTCTTAGCAGCACGTAACTTATATAAAGTTGATGTACGTGATGTTCAAGGTATCGATCCGGTAAGCTTAATTGCTTTCGATAAAGTGGTTGTTACTGTTGATGCAGTGAAACAAATTGAGGAGATGTTAGCATGA
- the rpsJ gene encoding 30S ribosomal protein S10: MQNQRIRIRLKAFDHRLIDQSTAEIVETAKRTGAQVRGPIPLPTRKERFTVLISPHVNKDARDQYEIRTHKRLVDIVEPTEKTVDALMRLDLAAGVDVQISLG; encoded by the coding sequence ATGCAGAACCAAAGAATCCGTATCCGCTTAAAAGCTTTTGATCATCGTTTAATTGATCAATCTACAGCGGAGATCGTAGAAACAGCTAAACGTACTGGCGCACAAGTTCGTGGTCCGATTCCTTTACCGACTCGTAAAGAACGTTTTACCGTGTTGATTTCTCCACACGTAAACAAAGACGCTCGTGACCAATACGAAATTCGTACACACAAACGTTTAGTAGATATCGTAGAGCCAACAGAAAAAACTGTTGATGCATTAATGCGTTTAGATTTGGCTGCCGGCGTTGACGTGCAGATCAGCCTAGGTTAA
- the rplW gene encoding 50S ribosomal protein L23: MIQQERLLKVLKAPHVSEKATNNAEKSNTIVFKVALDANKVEIANAVEQLFEVKVDSVRTVVVKGKTKRHGAKTGRRSDWKKAYVTLQEGQSLDFVEGAAE, from the coding sequence ATGATTCAACAAGAACGTTTGCTAAAAGTGTTAAAAGCACCACATGTCTCTGAAAAAGCAACAAATAACGCTGAGAAGTCAAACACTATCGTTTTCAAAGTGGCTTTAGATGCAAATAAAGTTGAAATTGCCAACGCGGTTGAGCAATTATTTGAAGTGAAAGTGGATTCTGTTCGTACTGTGGTTGTTAAAGGTAAAACTAAACGTCATGGTGCTAAAACAGGTCGTCGCAGTGACTGGAAAAAAGCTTATGTAACTCTTCAAGAAGGTCAATCACTTGACTTCGTTGAAGGTGCGGCAGAGTAA